GCCAGCGACCCATTCGCCGATTGCAGCATCGACGATGCCAGTGTCGGCAGCGCAAAGGTCAGAAGCGTCGCAGCTATGGGCGCTGTGGTGAGGTTGTTCCGAGCAGTCATGATCTGATCCGCGACTTGTTAAGGGTGGCACGGCCGCTGACGGCGCGGGGGTCCGCCTCCGGGCCTAATCCAGTTTCTGCGGCTTGTCAGCGTCTCTTTTTCCGGCTGAGGTTGAAACCTGCCGCCTGGGCGCTCAGTTTGAGGCAAGGCTAACGACATCGCAGGATAGACCATGAGTGACGAATACACCCCGCCGGACGTCTGGAAATGGGAACCGGGCAATGGCGGCAAATTTGCCAGCACCAACCGGCCCACCGCCGGCGCAACCCATGACAAGGAAAGCCCGGTCGGCAAGCACCCGATCCAGCTTTATTCGCTGGCCACGCCCAACGGGCAGAAGGTCACGATCATGCTGGAAGAGCTGCTGGCCAAGGGTCACGCAGGCGCGGAATACGATGCCTGGCTGATCGATATCGGCGCGGGCGACCAGTTCGGCAGCGGCTTCGTTTCCGTGAACCCGAACTCGAAGATCCCGGCGATGATGGATCATTCCGTCAACCCGCCGCAGCGCGTCTTCGAATCCGGCTCGATCCTGCTGTATCTGGCCGAGAAATTCGATGAGTTCCTGCCCGAAGGTCCCTCCGCGCGGACCGAGGCGCTGAACTGGCTGTTCTGGCAGATGGGCTCTGCCCCCTTCGTGGGCGGCGGGTTCGGGCATTTTTACCATTATGCGCCGGAAAAGATCAAATACGCCATCGACCGCTATACGATGGAAACCAAGCGCCAGCTTGATGTGCTGGACCAGCATCTTGCCGATAACCGCTTCATGGCGGGTGAGGAATATTCCATCGCCGATATGGCGATCTTCCCGTGGTATGGCCGCCTGACGACCGGCGGCGTCTATGGCGAGGCTGTAACCTTCCTTGAGGGCAAGAGCTACAAGAACGTTCTCCGCTGGAATGACGAAATCGCCGCGCGTCCCGCCGTGCAGCGCGGCCTGATGGTCAACCGCACCTCCGGCGATGCGGCGGGGCAGTTGCATGAGCGTCACGATGCGTCGGATTTCGACACGAAGACGCAGGATAAGGTCGGGGCAGCGGAGTGAAACAGGAACCGCCCGGATGACAACTCCGGGCGCTTCCTTTCTGCAGCAACAGAGGGCAGGCACTTGTCCGGCAGTGCGATGCGCTTCCTAACGGGCTGAACGCTGTTGGCAGGTTTTTCTGAAAAGATGTTTCTGATATACGATCATCTATCCAGAAGCTTGAGCTATGCTGCTTGCCACTGCAAGGGCGTCCGCCGGTTCGGGTACAAGTTCCAGCAAGTCGGTTCTGGCAGCCTCCAGAAAGCCGGCCGCGGCTGTGGACGAGATAGATAGCAGCATTGGGGGCTGGAAAGGCAAGAGTGACAACCCCGCGAGACGTAAGCGTTCATCTGCGAATGTTCCTGGCCTATACGAAGCGCCGATACTCTCAGCTAGCTCAGGCAGAGAAAAAGCCTTGCAGCCAGCCAGTTCGTAGCTGCGTCCGGCATGTAAAGAAGGGTTAGCGAGTATTCTGACTGCCGCAAGAGCTAAGTCGTGTCGTGCCACCGCAGAAATTCGACCTTGTCCGAAAGGTGTAATGATCCTTCCGCCTTGAGGTGTTGCAAGCGCTCCGATCAGTTCGGCATAGAGACCGTTGCGCATTATTGTCCAACTCATTCCGCTGGCTTTGATTTCGCGTTCGGTCCAGCGGTGTGCCAAAGCGAAGACGAGGTGATCACTCGCTTCACTGAGACTCGTGTAGATCACATGCCTGACACCTTGCTTTCGCGCGGCTTCCAGTACCGCACCGTGCCGACGCATGACAACGTCATCCTCTGCGTAGCCTGCAGATGTAAGAAACAGGACATCAATCCCGTCGAAGTCGAGTGTTGTCGGGTCATCGAAATCCATGACGCGATCTGCTGCTGGCGATCGGCTTGCGGTGAGAACAGGTAGGTTGAGCTGCCTAGAAAGCACCACAATCTGGGAAGCGAGCTGGCCTGAAGCGCCGGTCACAAGGATCATGTCGTTTCCTTTTTGAAATTACTGTCCCACCCATCTAGTCTCACTAAATATGCTGCGTAAGGAGGCACAAATTTGTATGAAACGAACACGGATGTGCGCTCTTCCTCATCGCTTGAGCCGTGTGGTTCCGACGATCATGACGACTGTGGAATCCGTCTCATTCTGGATCGTCTGGGTGAGCGGTGGACCGTCATGGCGCTGGCGGAACTGTCGGTGGGGCCGCGACGCTATAGAGAGTTGGAGCGGGCGTTGGAAGGAATTTCACAGCGAATGATGACGTTGACTTTGAGGAGAATGGAACGTGATGGCTACGTCCTTCGCCATGTCGAGAAAACGATACCGCCCAAGGTGACTTACGAATTGTCGGAGCTTGGTCGCTCGTTCGCTGCTCAAGTCGCCATGCTTGTTGGTTGGACCAGGCAGAACAAAAGCGTCATCGAAAGGGCGCAAGTCAATTTTGATGCCCAGTTAGAAAAGAAAGAATAAAACCAATAAAACCCTTGTCGGTTTTTGCCCTCTTCTTTGTCTTGGTTTTGATGCAGGGCTGGCTTTCTAAATTTGCGGCGATTGAAAAAGCCCGGGACATCGCGCCCCGGGCCTTCTCATTCCATAAACCGAAACCTCAGTTCCGCTCTTTGTCCACCATCTTGCCCTTGGAAATCCAAGGCATCATCTCGCGCAGCTTCGCGCCGACCTGCTCAATCTGGTGTTCGTCGTTGATGCGGCGGGTGGCCTTGAAGGACGGCTGACCGACCGCGTTTTCCTGCATGAAGTCGCGCACG
This sequence is a window from Paracoccus aerodenitrificans. Protein-coding genes within it:
- the yghU gene encoding glutathione-dependent disulfide-bond oxidoreductase, translating into MSDEYTPPDVWKWEPGNGGKFASTNRPTAGATHDKESPVGKHPIQLYSLATPNGQKVTIMLEELLAKGHAGAEYDAWLIDIGAGDQFGSGFVSVNPNSKIPAMMDHSVNPPQRVFESGSILLYLAEKFDEFLPEGPSARTEALNWLFWQMGSAPFVGGGFGHFYHYAPEKIKYAIDRYTMETKRQLDVLDQHLADNRFMAGEEYSIADMAIFPWYGRLTTGGVYGEAVTFLEGKSYKNVLRWNDEIAARPAVQRGLMVNRTSGDAAGQLHERHDASDFDTKTQDKVGAAE
- a CDS encoding NAD(P)H-binding protein, with translation MILVTGASGQLASQIVVLSRQLNLPVLTASRSPAADRVMDFDDPTTLDFDGIDVLFLTSAGYAEDDVVMRRHGAVLEAARKQGVRHVIYTSLSEASDHLVFALAHRWTEREIKASGMSWTIMRNGLYAELIGALATPQGGRIITPFGQGRISAVARHDLALAAVRILANPSLHAGRSYELAGCKAFSLPELAESIGASYRPGTFADERLRLAGLSLLPFQPPMLLSISSTAAAGFLEAARTDLLELVPEPADALAVASSIAQASG
- a CDS encoding winged helix-turn-helix transcriptional regulator translates to MYETNTDVRSSSSLEPCGSDDHDDCGIRLILDRLGERWTVMALAELSVGPRRYRELERALEGISQRMMTLTLRRMERDGYVLRHVEKTIPPKVTYELSELGRSFAAQVAMLVGWTRQNKSVIERAQVNFDAQLEKKE